One genomic window of Neisseria sp. oral taxon 014 str. F0314 includes the following:
- a CDS encoding GNAT family N-acetyltransferase — translation MSLLTVLRPANRQDCRFIHNAHRHAVQYTCIRSYDERVLQAWEELLGMESYIEAMEDKKKALWVVEYKGVVQGFFQVDFKEAQLDALYVHPFVHNQGLGTALLSRAEELAARAGLSFMKLYASLNSVPFYRLNGYESLGAAVLPLNETVRVKCELMRKYL, via the coding sequence ATGAGCCTGCTGACCGTACTCCGCCCCGCCAACCGGCAAGACTGCCGCTTCATCCACAATGCCCACCGCCACGCCGTGCAATATACCTGCATCCGCAGTTACGACGAGCGCGTATTGCAAGCATGGGAAGAGCTGCTGGGAATGGAAAGCTATATCGAAGCGATGGAAGACAAGAAGAAAGCATTGTGGGTGGTCGAATATAAAGGCGTGGTACAAGGTTTTTTCCAAGTGGACTTCAAAGAAGCACAACTTGACGCGCTTTACGTCCATCCGTTCGTCCACAACCAAGGTTTGGGCACCGCGCTGCTCTCTCGTGCCGAAGAACTGGCTGCGCGCGCTGGCCTGAGTTTTATGAAACTCTACGCCTCGTTAAACTCCGTTCCGTTTTACCGGCTGAACGGTTACGAATCGCTGGGCGCAGCGGTATTGCCGCTAAACGAAACGGTCAGGGTCAAATGCGAGCTAATGCGCAAGTATTTGTAA
- a CDS encoding 5-(carboxyamino)imidazole ribonucleotide synthase, with protein MNTSPILPPAMLGILGGGQLGRMFTVAAKTMGYKVTVLDPDPDAPAAEFADRHLCAPFDDQAALDELAKCAAVTTEFENVNADAMRFLAKHTNVSPSGDCVAIAQNRIQEKAWIRKAGLQTAPYQAVCRSDDISEASAQFLPGILKTATLGYDGKGQIRVKTVDELKAAFAEHGGVDCVLEKMVDLRGEISVIVCRLNDENVQTFDPAENIHENGILAYSIVPARLSADVQQQARQMAQRLADELDYVGVLAVEMFVVGDTHELVVNEIAPRPHNSGHHTLDACAADQFQQQVRIMCNLPPADTKLLSSCCMANILGDVWQEDGGEPNWLPLQSHSNVHLHLYGKKAARKGRKMGHFTVLSADADAALQQSQKLRSLL; from the coding sequence ATGAACACCTCCCCCATCCTTCCTCCCGCCATGCTCGGCATCCTCGGCGGCGGCCAATTAGGCAGAATGTTTACCGTCGCCGCTAAAACCATGGGCTACAAAGTAACCGTTCTCGACCCCGATCCGGACGCACCGGCGGCGGAATTTGCCGACCGCCATTTGTGCGCGCCGTTTGACGACCAAGCCGCGTTGGACGAGTTGGCAAAATGCGCGGCGGTTACCACTGAATTTGAAAACGTCAATGCCGACGCGATGCGTTTTCTGGCAAAACATACCAACGTTTCCCCCAGCGGCGACTGCGTGGCTATCGCGCAAAACCGTATTCAAGAAAAAGCGTGGATACGCAAAGCGGGGCTGCAAACCGCGCCGTATCAAGCGGTTTGCCGTTCAGACGACATCAGCGAAGCAAGCGCGCAATTTTTGCCCGGCATCCTGAAAACGGCCACTTTGGGCTACGACGGCAAAGGTCAAATCCGCGTCAAAACGGTGGACGAACTCAAAGCCGCGTTTGCCGAACACGGCGGCGTGGATTGCGTTTTGGAAAAAATGGTGGATTTGCGCGGCGAGATTTCCGTGATCGTATGTCGTCTGAACGATGAAAACGTGCAAACCTTCGACCCCGCCGAAAACATCCACGAAAACGGCATCCTTGCTTATTCCATCGTCCCCGCGCGGCTGAGTGCCGACGTGCAGCAACAGGCGCGGCAGATGGCGCAACGCTTGGCGGACGAATTGGATTATGTCGGCGTGTTGGCGGTGGAAATGTTCGTCGTCGGCGATACGCATGAATTGGTCGTCAACGAAATCGCCCCGCGTCCGCACAATTCCGGTCACCATACGCTGGATGCCTGCGCCGCAGACCAGTTCCAGCAGCAGGTACGCATTATGTGCAATCTGCCGCCCGCCGACACCAAGCTGCTTTCTTCATGCTGCATGGCGAATATTTTGGGCGACGTTTGGCAGGAAGACGGCGGCGAACCGAATTGGCTGCCGTTGCAAAGCCATTCGAATGTACACCTGCACCTTTACGGCAAAAAAGCCGCGCGGAAAGGCCGCAAAATGGGGCATTTTACCGTTTTGTCCGCCGATGCCGATGCTGCGCTGCAACAGTCGCAAAAACTCCGCAGCCTGCTTTGA